AATATAGAAGATTGCATCAAGCAAAATTGCAACTAAGGAAATAAACCTACATAAAATGTTCTGAATATTTTAACCCCATCAGTCATTCACCTTCAGTTTTATAAAAATATAAGGGAATGTGCATAAAAATTCAGTAGTAATATATCATATGTTTTTTCTCTAACACGCATTGAAAGCATGCCACTGTGTATTAGTAATAACTGGTACTCCCTTTGTCTCATAATATAACATGCTATTTTGGATGTAacaacatcttatattatgggacaaaCCTTATAATTGGCATGTAAACGGCACATTGCAACAACTATAGAGATTTTGCATAACATTAAAATCAATGACAACTTGACTTTGTATTCTTGTTGCATCTAAGAGCATACAAATCACGAATGCAGAACATATACTTACCAGAGCTAAGATAAAGATTGCATTTCACAGAAGAGTACTCCCTGAAGATGTCGTATATTTTCGTGCATCTATCATCACTTGAAGAGACCTCACCTGACAGCTTCACAATCACTTCTTTAAGCATTGGTGCACAACTGAATACCAATTTCAAGAAATCAAGCTCATGATCCTCTCCTTCAAAGCCATCTATTTCTACTTCTTCAAGAGCAGTCAAGGGGATGATTTGGGTCCTCCAGTTTGTAGGCTGACAAGAACAATTTGCAGAACATACTCCTCTTTCCTAAAACAAAATATATGTAAATTAGTATGAGGTGTATTACCGATATATATAAGCAAAGCGGAGCATTACCTCGAATCTCAGAAGGGCGACCTTAAGCCTCTGTATAACACTGCGAATCCGATTGAACCCAAGAAGATGTGACACAAATGCTCCAATAACATGGCCCTTTGTTGTCAGATGTAGCTCCAAAGCGGAGAAGTCAACAACCATATGCTTCTCTATCTCCTGTGCAAAGTTGTCTTCTTCATTGGAAAGAAAAAACCAAGTCTGAAAAAACAATTTGGTAGATTTTCATCATTCGTAAAGTTTAGTTTAGGCCGCTATTTTAGTAAATTGAACAGGAGAGGACACACACCTGGGCATGAATGTGCAACGAAGTGAGCTGTCCCTGTGTGTCTGCCGTCTGTAGGCTCAGCATCACGACGATCCAAAGACCAAAGGCAATAATTCCAGGGCCATAGAGCCACTGCCACGAGACATTCTCGATCATTGGTGCTAAGATGGAGATGCTCACCTGCCCTTCGGCGCGTAAGGACACCGTCAATTGCTTAAGGATGGGAGCAACGATGCTCACTTGTTTTGCAACGAAGTCCTCAATGACAAGCTCCTGCAGCGACGCCGAGTGGACTTTTGTCGAGTCGTCGTCTTCGTCGCCTTCATAGACCCACATGCCCTTGAGACCGAGCACGCGCAGGTGTGGGCAGAGGGAGATAAAGGCGCCGAGGCTCTCGATGTGGCATTCCGTGAGGGACAGCGTGCGGAGGGCGGGAACTCGCCCCCGGCGGCCGGTGCGCGGAGGACGAAGGGGTTCATCCACTCCAGCACAATCGAGGTGGCGCGGTGGAAGCACGGCAGGTCGACGCCCTCGTCATTCGGATCTGGCTGGCACTGGAGGGAGAAAACGAGCTTCTCCGGCGCGAGCCGCGCGGCGGCGCGCAGCAGCGAGGtgacggcgccggcggcgggctcGCCCTCGGCCCAGTTCTGGCTACGGGCGCGGATCTCGAGGAGGGAGACCTCGGGAGGGGATCGGGATACGCGGCCGAGCGCCGCCTGGAGCGACGGGAACGTGCGGTTCCGGAAGGAGAGGTCGCGGAGGCGGGCCCACAGGCCGCGCCATCGGCGGGAGAGTAGGCCCgtgcgcgcggcggcggcggcgcagccgAGGCGGGCGAGGACCAGGAGGAGAAGATCTTCGGGGAGGGCGCTGAGGTAGTCAGCTCCGCCGGCAGGGCCTGGCTCGGAGGAACGCCGGCGGCGCCCCGTACCCAACTCCATTGAAGCTTGCAAAGCCTTGCAGTTGCATGAAAGCTAGAGAAAGATGGATGATTTGCTGCATAAATACATGTACAAGGGCTGCATGGATCAGCTAACCACTGAGCTAATCTAGGGAGAAAGGATAAATGGATAGCTATCCTATACATGCGCTAACAAACCGGCTGCCATGGCAGCGTATAGCACGGGCAGTTTCAACACCCCCACAGTTGAAGCGTCGCCGTGGGTGATGCAGAGACTGGACCGAAAATCCGTGAAGACGGACGGTGGTAGCCCCTTAATCATGATGTCGACGAATTGCTGCGAGGTGGGTACATGAAGAACCCGAACGTggccgagcgcaactttctctcgTACAAAATGGATGTCAAGTTCGATGTGTTTCGTCCAGAGATGATGCACCGGGTTGGCAGACATGTAGACCGCGGACACATTGCGCAGTACACTACCGTGGCACGGCTGACGGTGCAGTGCAGCTCCGTGAGAAGCTGCCGCAACCAGGAGCACTCAGCGACGGCGTTCGCAACAGCACGGTACTCAGCCTCAGCGTTCGAGCGCGAGACTGTAGGCTGCCGTTTTGAAGACCATGAGATGAGTGCCGGGCCAAGGTAGAGGCACTACCCCGAGGTGGAGCGGCGTGTGTCCCGGCAACCCGCCCAGTCGGCGTCGGAGTAGGCGACGAGGTCGAGTGACGGCGATCCGGGCAGCGTGAGGCCGAGGGCTGGCGTGCTGCGAATGTACCGAAGCACCCGCTTCACCAAGGCCCAGTGTACGTCACGGGGTGCATGCATATGCAAGCAGACCTGCTGCACCGCGTACGTAAGATCAGGGCGCGTCAGTGTAAGGTACTGCAGACTTGCAGATAGGGGCACCTATGCCAGGGCCGTGACCCTAAAAAAAACCAGGGTCGTGCCTAGCCGTCACTCGTGGTCCAGGCACGACGACAACATAGCAAGGAGACGGGCCGGCCCATCGGCACGCTTAGCCCACCAGTTCGTCTAATTTTGGGATGCTTTTTTTTTCTACTTCGGCCGTTTTGGGGGGAGCTCCTATACGCCGCCCGCGTGCGTCCGGTCGTCGCGGCTTTGCTGAAGCGACGCGCACACGGGCCGGCCCAATTATCACGCGGTAGGGAAAATTCGAAACAAAAAAAAGCGAACGCGTGGAATCGAACCTTCATTGAAGCTTGCAAAGCCTTGCAGTTGCAAACTTGCAGACAGGGGCACCTATACCAGGGCCGTGACCCTAAAAAAAACCAGGGCCGTGCCTAGCCGGCACTCGTGGTCCAGGCACGACGACGACATAGCAAGGAGACGGGCCGGCCCATCGGCACGCTTAGCCCACCAGTTCGTCTAATTTTGGGATGCTTTTTTTTCTACTTCGGCCGTTTTGGGGGGAGCTCCTATATGCCGCCCGCGTGCGTTCGGTCGTCGCGGCTTCTCTGAAGCGACGCGCACACGGGCCGGCCCAATTATCACGCGGCAGGGAAAATTCAAAACAAAAAAAAGCGAACGCGTGGAATCAAACCTCCATTGAAGCTTGCAAAGCCTTGCAGTTGCAGACTTGCAGGTAGGGGCACCTATACCAGGGCCGTGACCCTAAAATAAACCAGGGCCATGCCTAGCCGACACTCGTGGTCCAGGCACGACGACGACATAGCAAGGAGACGGGCCGGGCCATCGGCACGCTTAGCCCACCAGTTCGTCTAATTTTGGGATGCTTTTTTTCCTACTTCGGCCGTTTTGGGGGGCTCTCCTATACGCCGCCCGCGTGCGTCCGGTCGTCGCGGCATCACTGAAGCGACGCGCACACGGGCCGGCCCAATATCACGTGGTACGGAAAGTTCGAAACAAAAAAAGCGAACGCGTGGAATCGAACCTCCATTGAAGCTTGCAAAGCCTTGCAGTTGCAGACTTGCAGATAGGGGCACCTATACCAGGGCCGTGACCCTAAAAAACCAGGGCCGTGCCTAGGCTGCACTCGTGGTCCAGGCACGACGACGACATAGCAAGGAGACGGGCCGGCCCATCGGCACGTTTAGCCCACCAGTTCGTCTAATTTTGGGATGCTTTTTTTTTGTACTTCGGCCGTTTTGGGTGGCTAATACATAAAAGAATCTGAAAGAATTTTTTTAAACACGATACAGACGCAAGCACTCATACTATGTCGTCCCATTCAGCCAAAATGTTTATCAGTGGTTCAGTACCAATGGGGAATTAGAGGGCAACGCGTGCTTTGCCGTCTCATTCTTCACTTGTGGGATTAAATCTGACACACACAGACACACTGTAGTAGATTATTCTAGTAGAGGATTAATTATTTATGTTGACTTGTCTTTTATTTATGTTCTAGCTAGAGCAGGTGCCACCACGCGCTATTACTACTTAGTTAGTAGTACCGCGGGGGGCACATCTGCTACTACTACTTAGCTGTAGCGCGTGCGTGGTCTCCGTGCTACTACAACCTCTATATAGTAGTAGCGTGTTCCGAAAATTGCTTTTGGAGCTCGGCCTCCATTGAGGCCAGTTTTCTACAAGTTCAAAGttccaaaaaaaaaatcataGTTTTACATTTCAAATAATTCCGAAAAAATACTGACATATATGGAGGCATAACACAAATGTTTGTAAATTTTCAGGACGAAATACGTTGAAATGAGGGTTGTGTAAAAAAGACAAATCTATAGCCTTTTAACATATGATACTATTTATCCCAAAAGTCCATGAATTTCTTCTTTCTGCAGAGATCGCATCTCAAGGTATTTCATCCTGAAATTTTACACACATACACATCACATCCTTGTATACCTGTAcaattttttttcagaattttttggaaccgaaaaatatgaattttgaatttttcaaaaatagGGTCTCcatggaggccgagctccaaAATGCCGTTCTAGCGTGTTCCTTGCACTACTACTACCTTAAATAGTGTGCTACTACTATTATTTTCAATATAATTTTTCTGCGTATTTACGCGGTATTTGTACAACAACTATACATCGCAAAGCTTCGTTGTACACAAATTCAACATTCGTCATACACAAAGTACTAAACATACATTGTCGCCGTCAATCACTTCTTACCAAGCTTTTAAATCTAGGCCGATACGTAGGCCGATATATCACTTTTGAGGCTCTATCGATATAAGCATAGGATGTCATTTTGTAAATATTGTTTTCAAACATATCATCTTATATGAACCGAAATATCGACCGACATGGCCGATATCTAACCCGATATGTCCATCGATATAGTACAATACGTAGATGGCAACAACTATTTATTTGAATGCAGTGAAATAAGATTGTGCATTTACAACTTCATTATATATTATCATAGTCATGCACAATGTTACCCGATATTACCCCGCACTACTGTTAGGATTCTACCTATAAGGTGTCTCCTAGTAGTGTTGGTTTGCGCAAGGCTTTATGTATGACCCCGTTCTACACATGGTGATCTAGGTGAAATTCTCAATATTTTTGCCCAGACCACAACAAGGTCACGCAATAAGTTACTATATATGTCCTAAGAAAAACAAGTTACTACATTTGCTACAGAAATACACTTCATATAACCAGTGTTGTTTTTTCTCTCTCTCGGTATTGTCGCAAAATACACATTTGAGAGCTGCTTGATCTCCATGATAGTAGTGCAGAGACCGGCAACTTACATGACGTTGAAGCACAGACAAAGGCAACAATCGTCTAAACCTGAACCAGACGGCTCTTATTCTGGAAAGTGACAGCGACGGCGGACAGGCGAAGGAAAATATGGATTGTAGGTATTTGGTGCCGCCGGTCGACTTAAATAGCCGGGCTAGACACTACGCGGCCCGCCAGAGCGGTGCCACCGGTCCGACGGAGAAGACAAGCTTTGGACCGCCGGGTTTCCTGGCGTTTCCGCGTGGGACCCCGCCGTCCGTCCGGCGTGGCAGACGCGCCCGGGTGCCCCCATATGGGAGTCCCTAGCTGACGCTCGCCAGCGTCAATCTGACGTGCTTTCGCGCAGGGTGCGGTcttaatgggccagcccagtcGGTGGCGTTCATATCCAGTCGCTACTAAAATCCAAAAAAAGAACACATTCTTGAGGAATCGAACTCTATACCGCACGATAGAAACTAATTGTTCCTTACCACTTCAGCTAGCTAGTTTCGGTGGCTTGATGCTTCGCGCGTATTTAAGAACTGGATACAGAGGTAGATAAAAAAGTAGATAAAAGAAAAATCGAAATTTTAACCATTTAATATTTTAAAATATACATTTAATATCTTTTGATGTACGATGAACAATAGTTAAATACACATTGAATATTTTTTTGTATACGCTGAATAATATATATATGTTGAACTTTTTTTATATACACTGAACAATTTTTAACACAATGAACATTTCTTTTATGTACGTTGAACAATATttaaatacacattgaacaatTTTTGTGATATACGCTGAACAACTTTTGCATTGTGAACAAATTTCGAAAAATGAACAGAATTTGATAACCGTGAACAATTTCTGAAATCATGAACAGAAATTGGAATTTCTAATATTTTTTGAAAACAAAGGTTAAAAAATGAGAAAAGGTAGAAGAAaggggaaaagaaaagaaataggaACCGAAACAAAAGAGgaaaaaggacaaaaataaaaaaggaaacaGGAAAAACCGGAAAGCtggcaaaagaaaaaaaaacagcaaaAAACCGGTTGAGGGAACCTTCcggaaggttcccaaaaccggttTGCCTCGCACTGCTATTAACGCATGCAGTGGGCCGGCCCGTTTCACGATGCTCGCTCGCCCGCTTCAGCGGAAGTGCAGCAGTTCGACGCACGCGCGCGTCAAATAGGGTTCGCCCCCATATCCGCCTCATagttgggctggatatgaggggtgctgATCAGCCCGGCCATTTGAGGCCCGTTTGAGGTGGGCGTCTGGGTCGAAAAATCGTGACCGGTCAGTGACTGGACGGGCCGTCCGGGCGTGCGCCTGGTTGTAGATGCtcgatctaaacactcttatatttctttacggagggagtatatcctAAAGAAACAAGTTACTACATTTGCTAGAGAAACACACTTCATATGACCAGTATTCTTCTTTTCTGTCAGTTTTGTGGCAAATACACATTCGAGAGTTGCTTGATTTCCATGATAGTAGTACTGCAGAGACCGGCAACTTACATGATGAAGCACGGACAAAGGCAACAATCATCTAAACCTGAACCAAACGGCTCTTATTCTGCCATGCATGCATGCTGGTTGGTTACCTTCGTAGCCAACCAAACTTGAGACATCTCCATCATCACGTAGCATGATCAATTGATCATTTAGACGACCAATCAGCTAGCTGTTGACGACCCTGCAGTTGCGCCTGATCTGGCCGCTGGACCCGGTGAGGGGGGCGATGTTGCCCATCTTGATCATGGCGGCCACGAAGTCGGCGGCGAAGAGCGCCGGGTTGGAGCCGTACTGGCGCACCAGCGCATCCTGGGAGGCGCCGTTGAAGAGCTCCTGATCCGAGTGCAGCAGGCCGCGTTGGGCGACTAGGTTGCGGTAGTAGGCGTTGTCGAAGACGAGCTGGGTCTGCGCGTCGAAGGGCGCCAGGTTGGAGTCGCCGGCGGGGGCCGCGGCGGGGCATGCCTGCCGGCGCAGCGCCGCGAACGCCGGGTCGATGTTGGTGTCGTTGTAGATGTGGCCGCGGAAGAACTGGCACTGCGAGAAGCCGATGGTGTGCGCGCCCGACAGCGCCGTCAGGTCCCGCGGGGTCAGCTGCTTCTTGTCGAACGCGCGGATGAGCTGGTCGAGGTTCAGCGTCGGCCCCGGGAGGTCGGCGTTCGCCTCCGCCAGGCTCGCCGTCGTCGAGTCCCGCCGGCCCAGCGGCACCGCCCAGCTCGGCCCGCCTAGCTGGAGGAACACCGGTCCAAGTGTTGTCAGCATTAATTAAATCTGCAACCAGTAGCATTTTGACACTACGCATGCACGTGCAGTGTCCATTATTGTATGTACCAGAAACGTGCCGTCGCGTGCTGCGAGGGCGACGATGTCGGCACAGGAGACGACGCCGGGGCAGAGCAGCTCCACGTTGGCCTTGATCCGGTCGATCACCTCGTAGCCGCGCACGGAGTTCACGTTCGGGAAGGCCGTCTTCTCGCCGACGAAGCTGCCCACGTCATCCAGAAGAATGGATCCGTCACAGCCCTGTACATGCATGTAACAGAATCCATCCATAAATCGTGACATTCTTCCATGAAATGAAAGGAAATCAACTGTGACCTGATTGCGCTTGCTGAAAGAGAGAGCCCGAAACATAAATATGCTCGCTTAAGGGTATAATTGACTTACTTGAACAAAGCAGTCATGGAAGTGGAGCctgaggagggaggcgcccattCGGCGCTCGGCGAGGAGCGCAGCGATCATGGTGGCGCGCACGGTGAGCTCCAGCAGGGGGCAGCTCGTGGCGTAGAAGGACGGCGAGAGCTGCCCATACGCAGCGGAGGACAGGAGGAAGAGGGCGAGCAAGAAATGCCATGTCCTGGAAGCCATCGCAGATATGCTAAGCTCACAAATTGATCTAGCTAAACTCAGTGTAGGATAGCTCAGTAGCTTGCTTAGCTGCCTATTTATAGTGGTCTGTATTGCATAAAATGCATGAAGGATGGTCAAAGTTAGGCCGATAGGTCATTCTCTGGTTGACAAAACGCAACACAACTCTACGTAGATGCCAGAAACTGATCTATCATCATATAATGCCCACATGCCATGTCACTAGCAAGTAGCAAGTGGCATTTCGTGTATACGAATAATTATATAAGCAAGCTTTCGTGTGTGGTTATGGATCTTTCTGGGTAAAGATCACATTCAGCCAGCTAATTCCAATAATGTCTTCACATGTCCCATGCTCTTCATGAACTACTTTGTAATGTTATCTTAATTAAACTGATAAGATCAAAGTTATTTATAATGTCTAGATATGTGTATTGTACATATTGATTTGGTGATTGGACATTGGAACGGAGAAGTATGTAACCCGTGATTTGTATACCTGTCAAGTCACGATAGCAGCAACTGCGGGCACACAAAGTAGGGCCCGCATAAGTCTGGTCACTAGGCATGCAAATTTGAAACCTTGAGGGTACCCCCCTTCGACCCTCTTTAGTTTAACTAAATGAACTAAATTATCAGATTCACTTCATTTTTGAAACTTCAGTTCATTTGGTTGCACTAAGTAAGGTCGGTGGGTACCCAAAAGGTTCTAAATTTGCATCCTTATTGGTCATCATAGGAGTACATACATTATCCCCATTGTGTACAGAGCTCACAAACATGTATGTTATCTGCTCTGATCCGTTAGTTTTGGTTTCCACGACTACCCATGATGGCCATGGGAACATCTTGTTTTGACGGACATTTGGGCCCGAGGAGGCCGCGGAGTGGGCCGACTTGCTGGCCACCCTCCCGTCAGTGCTCGCAGACTATCTAGACATTGTTTCTTGGTAGTTGACCCCCTCGGTGATCTTCTTGGCCGGCCTACGTACCAACTCTTTTGCCGTCGGGCGCCCCTTTCTCTGAACCCTTCCACTTTGGAAGGCGCCCATGCcgcttgagggagtcctggattacggggtcctcgggggtccgggctatgtgacgtgggccggactggtgggccgtgaagatacaagacggaagactttcccccgtgtccggatgggactctccttggcgtggaaggcaagcttggcgtgcggatatgaagattcctttctctgtaaaccgactctgtacaaccctagccccctccggtgtctatataaatcggagggtttagtccatagaggcaattaatcatataggctagacatctagggtttagccattacgatctcgaggtagatcaactcttgtaacccatatactcatcaaagtcaatcaagcaggaagtagggtattacctccatcaagagggcccgaatctgggtaaacatcgtgtcccctgcctcctgttaccctcGATCCTTAGATGCACAGGTcggaaccccctacccgagatctgccgattttgacaccgacattggtgctttcattgagagttccactgtgccgtcgtcgaaaggctcgatggctccatcaatcatctacaacaatttTGCTGGGGAGGAGATCTTTCTCCCTggccagatcttcgtattcggcggcttcacactgcgcgccaactcggttggccagctggagcagatcgacagctacgcccctggtcaccagatcagttttggaaatctgaactatgtcgctgatatccgaggagacttgatctttcaAGGGTTCGCCGCTCCAACCaccgctccggccttagatccggagcgcgtcaccaggtccgaagacgggagtttagagcccgccggactctctaAAGCTATAAAGCTCAACACTGGAGAACCAGAAAGAATAGCGCCACCGGCAGTCATCACAAAGCCGAGCTCTTCTCCGGACACTAATTCCGAACCGTTGAAGTCCGCGTCATGTGAGTTCGGCCAGGGAACTTCTGTCCCCatccaaacctcgctcttaaacgaggctctggacttaatgtgaTCCCTCGCTATCACAGAGGAGCCGCTTTCGAACTGTGCCCAACCCGGACTAGAGGCTGAAAATAGGGAATtttacttcccacccaccacccactttatagccactgtcgaggatttaaccgacatgctcgactacgcctccgaatacatcaacggtatggacgacgatgccggagaggagcaggcccaaaacccgccggtcaccggacgctggacggccactttctcgtacgacgtatacatggtggatatgttggaaatatgccctagaggcaataataaattggttattattatatttccttgttcatgacaatcgtttattatccattctagaattgtattgataggaaactcaaatacatgtgtggatacatagacaacaccatgtccctagtaagcctctagttgactagctcgttgatcaatagatggttacggtttcctgaccatggacattggatgtcgttgataacgggatcacatcattaggagaatgatgtgatggacaagacccaatcctaagcctagcacaagatcgtgtagttcgtttgctaagagcttttctaatgtcaagtatcatttccttagaccatgagattgtgcaactcccggataccgtaggaatgctttgggtgtaccaaacgtcataacgtaactgggtgtctataaaggtgcactacaggtatctccgaaagtgtctgttgggttggcacgaatcgagactgggatttgtcactccgtgtaaacggagaggtatctctgggcccactcggtaggacatcatcataatgtgcacaatgtgaccaaggagttgatcacgggatgatgtgttacggaacgagtaaagagacttgccggtaacgagattgaacaaggtctcgggataccgacgatcgaatctcgggcaagtaccataccgatagacaaagggaattgtatacgggattgattgaatcctcgacattgtggttcatccgatgagatcatcgaggagcatgtgggagccaacatgggtatccagatcccgctgttggttattgaccggagagtcgtctcggtcatgtctgcgtgtctcccgaacccgtagggtctacacacttaaggttcggtgacgctagggttgtagagatattagtatgcggtaacctgaaagttgcttcatcaacctctcctccccccttgctggatcaagaaggagacgtcgatgctccatacgtgtgttgaacgcggaggtgccgtccgttcggcgctaggatcatcggtgatttggatcacgacgagtacgactccatcaaccccgttctcttgaacgcttctgctcgcgatctacaagggtatgtagatgcactccttccctctcgttgctagtaaactccatagattgatcttggtgatgcgtagaaaattttgaatttctgctacgttccccaacagcggcatcatgagctaggtctatgcgtagtttctatgcacgagtagaacacaaagtagttgtgggcgtcgattttgtcaatttacttgccgttactagtcttatcttgattcggcggcatcgtgggatgaagcggcccggaccgaccttacacgtactcttacgtgagacaggttccaccgactaacatgcactagttgcataaggtggctagcgggtgtctgtctctcccactttagtcggatcggattcgatgaaaagggtccttatgaagggtaaatagaaattggcatatcacgttgtggcttttgcgtaggtaagaaacgttcttgctagaaacccatagcagccacgtaaaacatgcaacaacaattagaggacgtctaacttgtttttgcagggtatgctatgtgatgtgatatggccaaaagaatgtgatgaatgatatatgtgatgtatgagattgatcatgttcttgtaataggaatcacgacttgcatgtcgatgagtatgacaaccggcaggagccataggagttgtcttaatttattgtatgacctgcgtgtcattgaaaacgccatgtaattactttactttattgctaaccgttagccatagtagtagaagtaatagttggcgagacaacttcatgaagacacaatgatggagatcctGATGATgcagatcatggtgtcatgccggtgacgaaggtgatcatgccgcgcctcgaagatggagatcagaggcgcaagatgatattggccatatcacgtcactttatgatttgcatgtgatgtttgtcatgtttacatcttatttgcttagaacgacggtagcataaataagatgatccctcactaaaaatttcaagagacgtgttccccctaactgtgcaccgttgcgaaggttcgttgtttcgaagcaccacgtgatgatcgggtgtgatagattctaacgttcgaatacaacgggtgttgacgagcctagcatgtacagacatggcctcggaacacatgcaaaacacataggttgacttgacgagcctagcatgtacagacatggcctcggaacacaa
This sequence is a window from Aegilops tauschii subsp. strangulata cultivar AL8/78 chromosome 7, Aet v6.0, whole genome shotgun sequence. Protein-coding genes within it:
- the LOC141027458 gene encoding uncharacterized protein, with product MELGTGRRRRSSEPGPAGGADYLSALPEDLLLLVLARLGCAAAAARTGLLSRRWRGLWARLRDLSFRNRTFPSLQAALGRVSRSPPEVSLLEIRARSQNWAEGEPAAGAVTSLLRAAARLAPEKLVFSLQCQPDPNDEGVDLPCFHRATSIVLEWMNPFVLRAPAAGGEFPPSARCDEDDDSTKVHSASLQELVIEDFVAKQVSIVAPILKQLTVSLRAEGQVSISILAPMIENVSWQWLYGPGIIAFGLWIVVMLSLQTADTQGQLTSLHIHAQTWFFLSNEEDNFAQEIEKHMVVDFSALELHLTTKGHVIGAFVSHLLGFNRIRSVIQRLKVALLRFEERGVCSANCSCQPTNWRTQIIPLTALEEVEIDGFEGEDHELDFLKLVFSCAPMLKEVIVKLSGEVSSSDDRCTKIYDIFREYSSVKCNLYLSSVVAMCRLHANYKNSLMFGNWKLAQFGLSRAQVPESVSPVDHQTEYPILLKHRGFGPKWIARLDSLLSTASSSVLINGSPGQDFWHACGLRQGDPVSPLLFVIVMDTLTALFLKGEQSNLFKPLCRWGIKHRLSVYADDAVLLIRPDVLEAETTVHLLTAFGHATWPKAPSR
- the LOC109753663 gene encoding peroxidase 70 codes for the protein MASRTWHFLLALFLLSSAAYGQLSPSFYATSCPLLELTVRATMIAALLAERRMGASLLRLHFHDCFVQGCDGSILLDDVGSFVGEKTAFPNVNSVRGYEVIDRIKANVELLCPGVVSCADIVALAARDGTFLLGGPSWAVPLGRRDSTTASLAEANADLPGPTLNLDQLIRAFDKKQLTPRDLTALSGAHTIGFSQCQFFRGHIYNDTNIDPAFAALRRQACPAAAPAGDSNLAPFDAQTQLVFDNAYYRNLVAQRGLLHSDQELFNGASQDALVRQYGSNPALFAADFVAAMIKMGNIAPLTGSSGQIRRNCRVVNS